The DNA region AACATGCGTGACGAAGTGCGTGATCATATTACTTACCTAGCAACCCGGTCCAATAATTAACCCATTGACAATCGCCTAgtcaataaaaacataatatcatgtcaatttataatcTCATACACCATCTATTATGAGACCACAATTTTTCTTTAACGAGCCTACATGTGACTTTCAACTCGTAACCGCCATACTACTTTCGTGCCAAAGACCCCATAGCCTGTAACACATCCATCCTCATAATCACATAGCAAGTATTACCTTGTGATACATATGATTTGTCCAAAATGGTGCCCATAACCGTCAACTCATGGCCTTAAACACTAATATTTGACACACAGTTTGTGACACAAAATCAGTTCCTTATTAATATGTCAGGTGCTTTAGTGGGAAGGCAGGGCTCTGCCGAGAGTTATAGGGAGTGTATGTTGTgcacttagagagagagagttaccaACAGGAATGGCGGGAGGAGCTGCAGTGGAGTTGCTGGGTGACTGGTGGTTATTTTTATTGGTGCTGCAACAATCTATGTAAGGGAACAAAGGTGCTTGGTTTTTCTCTGATTTAGTGGGGAGGTACAAGGCTGGCTTCACTGGTTTGACACCATTGTGGCAGAGTTTGTTTTTAGACAGGTTTAATGTGTTGGGGTTTGGTGCAACTGGTTGTGCATTTGTGGTGTGCAGGCTAAGCTTCAGTTGACAGGGAGGCTCAAACATTTGTAGAGCTGGTTTTGAGACTTCCGTTGCAGGGGCTAGGGGCTTCGTGGGGCAGCTTCTTTTCAGTTTGGTGACTGATGCATTGGTTTTTAACTTGGTGGCATATTTGTGGCCATGGCTTGAGGGAGGCTCATGGTATTGCTACTGTGGCATAAGCTGGGTTGGTTTGGTGCACTTCTTTCTGTTGTGGAGAAAGATATGTGGCGCTTTGCTATTTGGATATACTTTATAGAGGAGGAGATGGGGCTTGCCATGAGTGAAGCAAATTCTTGGATCAAAGAGACTCTTGATGCGCTGTGTGTGTGGAGATCGAGAGAGAGGGCTGGCTGGTTTTTGagcatgaaatatatatatatatctatatatgaagTTAAAGTTGGTCCTTTGCTTTAAAGGTTGCCATGGGAGACTAGAACTCCTTGTGAGTTCGTTAGTGCATTTCAGTGCACGTCTGCGGTTTGAGAGATAAAATTGTAGAAGTTCAATCAAAGTGGGAGAGGATTATCGTGTTATGGAGGACTCCCACACATCTAGGCATTTATTGGTAGGAATAGGATGAAACACTTGAGGAACATAGATTGATTCTTATAGATGATGTTGAACCGGTTGAAGTGGTAAGCATGTTAACAAACGAGTTCTAGTGGGAGAGGAAGATGGGGCTTACATGCATGGCTTTATAATTTGGGGGAAGGTGGCCTTCTGTCATGTGTGGGAGTGTTGTAGGGTCTTAGTGGATAAGGTAAGAGAGAAAGGGTTTGGGTGAAGTACACTTTGAGAATAAACTGGGCTTTGGAGATTTAGACAGTGAGGGCATGCAGGTGAAGTTAGTGTTATTCAAATAACATAGTGCTCGGGTGGAAGTTTTGGGCTGGGTCTGAGAGTTTTAAGGCTGTGTTTGGTTAATGAAATCACCTCAACCccatttcaaactaatcattgatGGGAACCACTACTTTTTCAACCTcgcataaaaagttaaaacccaTCTCAATCTACTTCATACATTTAAACACATATGATCTCAAcctatttatattcaaacatatTTCAATGGGACTCACAAAATCCTACTATTCCCATATCAACTCAAATTATCTGAAATCACCTCAGCATCCAAGCATAGATTTAGAATTTTCTTATGCTACTAAACACACTCTTGGGACTATGGATAAATTTATCCATTAATCATCCAAAACAGCCTAAATAATTATTGAGCCTAGTTAAAATATGAAGCACAATTCGTCTTATAATTATCAATGGGCTTTTAAATGGGGAATCCACCGCCTTGGCCTCCCGCTTAAATCCATTAGGGCATTACATGGCAATCCACCGCCTTGGCCTCCCATTTAAATCATAGTTTGATCTCAGGGGGAATTGAACTTGTGacatggggctcatgcacacaagtttgcccttaccacttgggctacccacGGCTGGGATTTTTCCATCCAGTTTTTACCCAACCTGGATTAACAGTTCTAGAGAGAGCTGTGATGTTATCGTACAATTTTATGCACAATATTATGTAATGAGTGATAGTCTCATTttagtgttttcttttgtaatttgaatttaaaattttcataattttcaatagCTGACAcattttaagtaaaattgtaagtaTAGATAGCAATTTCCTAGAAACAAAGTTCTAGAGAGAGCTGTGATGTTATCAAAGTAGAGTTGAAGTTTTTGGTTGATTACCAAATGAGCTAGGCCAATGTTATCAACTTTCTTGGGCTTAAAACCTGGTTTTTTCCAGAACTCTAAAATGTGGGTCAGGCCCGCCAAATACTATTCAATCCAATAAATTCCAGAAGAGAATTGATAATTTCATAGACTTGTGGACCCAATAAAAATATTCTGATCCAGCCCTAAGGAACTAGGGCTGGGGTGGCATACCATTTTGGTTTGTTTGAAACATATGACAGAAGATTCACCCCTAACTAGTTTTCCATTTCCCCAACTACTGCAACTGTaaagtataattttttgaatgtgTTTATGTAACTTTACTTCCCATTGCACAATAGATGCAATACAGGTTATTGGGTTAGCTTCCATTGAGGGAGAGTGCTTGTGGGTGATGTGCTTGATATGCATTATTTGCCTGCTGTTTTTTAGTCAATCAAGTTTTTCTAATCTTAATGGTTTCCTGCAATTTTACTCCAAGATCTAGTTCAGGAAGCTCTtgccttctcttcttctttataagtaatcaattttatttatggATGGGTAAGTTGGGCACCCAATGGGTCTTGAACCCATGGCCTCACCTTCAACCTTGTTCTTACAACAGGAGGAGGTACAGTTTGAGCTAAAGATCCCTTTAGCTGTTAGATAGATGTCATTGGCTTATTCCTTTTCCATAGTACCGTTTGGAATTACGGCCCTGCAACATCTTGGTGTTGTCTTTCTTGTAATGTTTCTGAAGGATACATCTTTTGTCTTAACCCATGTTGCTGAAAATATTGAACTAAATTAGCCCTTCCTATTTGATGCAGTTGTTCAATATGAGGCTCGCTGAATTGGGGGAGGCAAGGACATGCCATTGCATATATATGTAGTTACTGTCTTCCCGCAACATGCTAATCTGGTGGATGGTTTACTTTTCAAGAAACGGATTGATTTAAGCTTTAGCACTATGCGATCAATAAAAAACAACTGTGCTGTCTATGCAAGTGATCGCATTAAAGAAGAACACCAAATATATTTTGGTCATATTTGGATTTGTTGTTTGAAGCATCTTTTTGTGTAAGAACCATCTTCAGTTACATTGTTGTTTGCAtactaaattaattgaattcttctactcataatccttatattacatatttgttaagaaaaaagattaaaagattaaaaaaaaaaatcatgtgtggtgaaaaataaaaagataaaaaactatgtgtggtgtgtggtgtaggaaTGATGGGTAGAATTATCCAATGACAATACCCtgttatatttttatcaattcATCCTCACTTGTAGCATAAGACACTGGTAACAATCTAAAACCTTGGAAGAGATTACTAATAAATCCCCAAAACCAAAGCTGTGTAAGAAATCATTATTCCCGATATACAGAAAActcaaaaactcaaaattcaatTACAGAGCATCTATTTCTGAAATACCAAGTATACAACtcaagtaatttaaaaaaaaaaaaaaagagtaagatacatTCTTAAAGTATTTAAGTCTCGCacactccttttaaaaaaattatatctattattaaaaaaataattttttatgtaggtcTCAAATTTACTCAATTGTTTTGAAGGGAGCTCGTGAGGTTTAGACATCTtaaaactgcaaatatcatgTAACATCATATACTCTGATCGCATCACTTTTACCTTGGTTTTGAACATTAAACTTGGGAGAACATATGCGCAAAGTCCTTAATGATTTACCAACTGTCGATGTTCTAACTATTTCTTTGAAGCTGAATCAATTCAGAAGGGCGAGaatggatttttgtttttttggaataatcaatttagtaattaataaaGATGTTTTTCGAGGAATTAACGCAGAATGAATATTAATTCTTAGGAATATCTTTCCAAGATCGCGGTTAACAGCAGTAGATATTCAAGATGAGCTTCACATTGAAATTTGCCACCATGGCCATCTTCAAAAGCTAATGAATTCAGTATAATCTCGGCTGCCATCAAACCAATAATACTACTTCTGTATGAATCTGGCTTCCTTTACTACTACATTCAGGGAACCAAAAAGGACAACAAATCTTCCTTGCAACTATGACAGATATGCCGCTTTTGATGTCcgtaataaagaaaaacaatactACTTTTCAGTTTGAATCTGTCatcttcaattatatatatgccaCAAGCGTAGTCCTAGAGCCACTGATTGGTACAGAAGCTTTCCATCGATTagtgaaattgttttaaaaaatatttccttaattattaagcaaaataataaaataaaaaacaattcagtACAAAAATTTGAGAGGTCTCCTCGGTGGGAGTAGAGTTTTCCATGGCTCAATCTATGTCAACAACTTACCATATCAGTTGGAATGACTCAGAACGGCAAATACAGGATAAAAAAACAACATTTTCCTCAATGAAGGGTAGAATGCATTCATAGAATGGAAGTTCACTGCAATCAAATGGGCAGATAGATCAGTAACTTCTAAGATTCTATAGACAAGTTTTGTTGTTTAAACCACCACCCTAGCTTGCTATCTCATTGAGGTGAAGTGCACAATTTTTAAATGACCCTTTCTCCCACCCTTTCCATGTTCACGATGCTTTCTCAAGACCTTTACTTCCTCGCCCACTCTTTTTCACCTCTGACTATTTATGCATCCTCATGCAAAAAACTACATTCCCTTAAGTTGTACCTAGCTAGCTTCTTCCAACAATCTCTTACTGTGTGGAAGAACATGTCCTCGCCAATCAAAGTCGCAAGTTTGGAGGTATGAAGCTCCTCCACCAGCCCATGCTTGGTCAGAACAAGCTGTTCAACACGGGCATAGGCACTTCTTCTAAGGTAATTTGACTTAATGACAAAGCAAGTGATTTGCATAGATAATTTCAAATCATTTATCTTCTAAAGACtttcttttattgttcttttagTTATGAGTTTATGCTGTGAAAGCTCGTCTTTTGGCctaaataagaaagaaagaaaaatcataattttatgGACCAATATGCTCAAGGAGGAAAATGGACCCATACActctgaaaagaaaaagaaaaagaaaaagaccaaCATGTCCAGCTGAGGTCAATCATGAAAACAGTAATCATAAAAGTGAGCCTTCTTTAACATGTTGTAAAGCAATCCTATTCAgatgcattttctttttctccaagCAAGTTGCAATAGCAATTTAAAGGAGACAAAGTGTCACATGAAGTAAATGGCTGTGAAAGCCTGGGAGATAGGGTGGATTAATGGGACAAGGAGGAATGCTTCCATTTAAGCTGTTTGAAGCTATCCATTGTTATGAATTCAATTGTCCAGTCTTGTAAGGTGGGGCTgagcaataaaaaaaatagaaaccaaTAAGAAAATCTTCAAGCAAGCAATAGGCACTTGAGGCTTTGTTTCCAGTGAAACGGATAAAAATCATTCAACAACAGGAAGAAAACACTACAGACGCGTCTGAAACAGTTGGATTTCTATTGACCTTTCTGAAAATTGAAAGTATTAAATAACCTCATCGCTTTTTGAGTGCGCAATTGGcaccttttttcttctcttttgttCTCTCTGGATTATGATCACGGAGTCCACTTAACAACTTTTATAATGACCTCGTCACCACCCACTATGACTCAACAAGACCTGCTTTCCTGTCCTTCCTACCACAACACGGTAGGTTAtgcttttgcttttgcttttcaTTTATCTCATACAACAATCGCATTCCCTCATTATCAAGCTTCTTCAACCATCTTTGGAGAACAGGATGAGACAGCTTCTGCAACTGTGAGGAAGATTTTTTCCTCACCGATCAAGTTTGCAAACGTGGAAGCGTGGAGCTTGTCAATCACCACAGGCCCAGGATTTGCAAGAATGAGCTGAGAAACAACATGGGAACTTCTGGTAAGGCAATTTTCtcatacaaattttttagtGTGAATTGTTTCTTGAGGAAGTATTTGATGCTGGCACATTCGAAATTTTTGAAGTAGTTTATATTACAGAAAAGGTGGTTTTAGTATGGTTGTGCATATACCTGAACATCTCTCTTCAGGAGACTCCTATATAGTTCTTCTATGGCATGAATGCCACTGGTGTCGATGTTAGTCACAGCTGAATAAACATGAAAAATGAGTTTGGATGCAAACAAGAGTTTGTGCTGGCATATGGAGTTTGGGAACTGGGTGAAATAAATGCTTACGGGACAtctcaacaatcaaaaattgGATTCTAGGTTGGTAGTCTCCTTTTATCTGTTCTTCCTCATCCGTCAACCACCTTAATATCCTgaaataaagttttaaaaaaaaaaagacttcagCATCATCGAAGCTACTGAAATTTTAACCAAGTTCGCATATTCTGAAAACTTCAAAGTAACCCTAATTCTTATGTCCTCCGTCATTTGGATGCAACATATAATCCTGCATATCATCAAGACTATGACCTTGAGCAccacaccaagatttaagtacAAAACTTCCAACTATCCTAACAAACAGCTCAGTAAGTGAAAACTTCAATTTTCATGCTTTCAACTTGGTCATTCCAGCCATTTAAAACCCACACTACTCTTCCTTTTCTGCAATCAGTTAACTTTTTCCATGAGTGATTCACTATCATGTAGAATTCCTCTCATTCCTACAGAAGTTAGATGCTTTTTCTGAGCTAAGTCAGTCCTCAGATTTGATTCACTCGAAGTAAAGTAATTGTTACAACTGCATGCATACAGATGGAGTTATAAGATTGGTTGCATTGAATTCCACATCTAAGAGTGGAGAACAGCACGAGCTTAGTACAAGATAGAGATCACATTTACCTCTCCTTAACATAATTGGAGTTAGAAAAGTAAATTGCCGAATCAACTCTCACAATCAGAATGCCCGGAACTTTAGTTGCATCTGGATATTGTTGGATGTTTCTGTACACTGCCGTTCTAGGAATATTCCCAAGGATTGCAGTTCTTGGTCTGGTGACTTGTAAGAGAATTTTAGCAAAGGATATTGAGACCTGCCACAAGAGATGGTGAAGATGATTTAGATTAGTTAAGGCAAGTCATTAGTTTGGCAATTGGCACTGAGGAATTTAAGAGTTGTAGATATCTTAATTCTTACTGCAATTAAGAGGCCTATCTCAACAGAGGAAAAAATTACACCAAAGAAGGCTCCCAAACAAGcaacaaaatcaaatttatcaaTCTTCCATATCAGAATTGCCGCTTGGAAGTCGATTAGATTGATCACAGCAGATATGATGATGGCAGAAAGAATGGCATTCGGTGTGTACTTAAAAAGAGGTGTGATGAATTCCAAGGTTAGGATAACAACAAAAGACATCACAATGTTTGAGGCTGCAGTTTCACAGCCTGCCATATAATTCACAGCTGACCGAGAAAAGGAACCTGCAAGTATTAAGCAGATAGAATCAGTCATAGGCGaataataatcattttcaagCTACTCAGCCACGTATTTCTGAACATTACTTATTTAGGGTTTCATGTGTCAGGGAACTCCACATATAATCATCTGGTTGTTAAAATTCGATTTTGTTTGCCAGatttttagtatatattttaCCCTTCTTTAAATGGTTGCACTCAGAAGGATAGCTGCATTTAAGATTGTGCCACTAACAAAGGACCATGGGATTGAACTCTTTGTTGGACATGAATATTTGTTCCCATCATTAAATTAGCATCATCATTTTGAAGTAGGTAGGTTCACATGACTTGAGTCTTGGTTCCTTCCCACCTGTCGCCACATAACAGGAAGTCATCGAACCAATGATATTCATTGATCCTAGTGCCACCATTTCTTTGTTGCCATCAAGTTGATAGTCTTTCATGGAAGCAAATGTTCTTCCGATTGCTATTGCTTCCTGATAGAATTTCCCCAAGAAAATATATGTAAGAAAATTGCCTTATATACAAGAATCAGTGACCAGATTTGCTTGATTAGAAATGGATTGTGCAATGCTCACCGTCAATGCTATCATTCCAGCCACGATACCAATCCTAAAACCTTTTCCAAGATATTCACCACTGAAATATATTTGATTCACCGATGAGGGATTAATTCCTTTCTCTATATGTCTCACCTTTACATACCAATTACACTGTTAGTGTCAATGCTGCAGCAAATACTACTACTACAGTTCCTACCATGATTAGGATTGTCATTACAACCTAtcttgtccaaaaaaaaaaaaaaaagagaatgatgAGTAAGTGCTTACAATTTCAACACCTTTCTTTTCAGCATGGGTTATATACACAAAAAAGGTGGACAGGATCACAGATACCAATGGAGCAATTGCAGGTACCCAGAAGaacttcttgttcttttttcccTGCTCAGCAGAACATGAGAGAATCAGAGAAATAATTCACAGCCTTAAACAGTTTAGGTAAATAGTGCTAGTGATTAGGAGCTCTTACTATGTATTTAGCGAATAGAAGAAAACTCAAAAAGGTGCCTCCAATAAGTATAGTCTGCCAGTTCCACTGCAAAATGTTTGATATAAGATTAATCTGGCTTAAATTTTGTTTGCACTTTGAGGTTCTCAATGCAATTGCAGAACCTTTTcttctgaaaatgataaaggaGCAAAAAATAAGCGAGGAATATAGAGAAAAGAGAGGTCTTACTCCATGATTAACTGAACCCCATACTGAGTGCATTACAGAGATAATATCAGTTTTCTTTGTGAACTTTTTTATGCCCAGAAAACCCTTAAGCTGTTGGAGTGCAATAGTGATGGCAGCACCACCCATAAAACCAACAATGGCAGCATGGGATAGGAAGTCAATCAAGAAACCCAACCTGCCGATAAACCGAAACCACCATAATAATCACAGTTGACAGAAACCTAGAAGCCTTTGAGGGACTGAAAGAAGATTACAAGCAACGCAAAAccaatagtaataaaaatacttGAGCAGTTTATCTGAGTGGGGATGGTAATGGTAATAGGAATAACCTGAATAATCCTAAGGTGGCTTGAGTGACTCCTGCAAAAAAAGTAGCCGTGAAAGCAAGCCGCCGGTACCCTATTGGATCTTTACTGGCATCAATCTCATTCTGAAGAAGTGTCCCCAGCAAGAGAGACACCACAGCCACAGGTCCTATGGCAATATCTCTTGAACTACCCATGAAGGCATAAATCAATGGTGGAACAAAGCTGGAATCTGTATTGATTTGGAACAAGAAGAAACATAGAAGCCTTGTCATGTCCAAGGAGGGAAGTTCATAGGAAATGCATTGGGTTCATGCGTAGTACAGAAACTTACACAATCCATATTGTGGGGGCAAATTTGCAAGCTTTGAATATCCAATGTCCTATTTTGGCAGTCAAATGAATTGTTAGAACAGCGCACATGGGGGCAGGGGGGGAGGGGGTTCTCatgtttttttggttctttttctttcctctttagTTATATCTATACATCTTCCAGGCAGAAAATTTACCTGAGGAATGCAGAGACTTGCAATAGTGAGTCCTGCGATAAGATCCCCTCTAAATTTAGTTAGGTTGTACCTTCTCCCCCACTCAAATATTGGGAAAATTGCTTGGATGCCTAAGATGAACTTTCGGGACCTAGGTTGATCCTTAAAGGGACGTAAGGGATCATCTGAAAAAAGTGTTTCTTTCACGGTGTCTTTGAATTCATTGATGAGATTTTGCTTGGGTGGAACTCCCACCTTGTGAATGTGTGGGAAGTTTTGTGACTGATGGCGTGAGGATGATAGACTTCTGGTTTCAAGTTCCTCGTTAGTTGAATGACCCATTAGAGGACACAAAATTAGCCCACCTGCAACACAAGAAAAGCATAGCGACGTCATGACCAGAAATATCAGGATGCTAACAATCTAAAGGAGAATAAAGTAATGGAGCAAACGCTTAAAAATTCTGCAATCCAAACTACAGGTAATATACGTTCTTTTACATGTAAAATGTATTTATGACAACACCTAACTTCAAAACTACGAAAATAAAGAATTGAGCATCCTCAATAGCTCATGGTTCCATAACATTGGTCTCAGAAATCATGGAACCGACACCTACTATAACATCAAGACAGAGTCATGAGTAGGAATTAATGGTTGAGGATATTTTACCTGAACGAAGTAAATAGATGCAAGCAGAAGACTTGGACAGTAAAGTGTTTGAGAACGTAGAGCCTTCTTGATATCAAAGGATGTTGGGGAGCTCTTTCTTATTTAAGTTGTTAGGATTTCTGGTCAGACTTCTCAGCCTGAAAGAGAGACccctaaaattaaattatgcatgATAAACAGCTAATTGAACAAAATTGTTAATTGTGCGCAGCCGACAGATGGAATTTTTTAGTACCTTGTGACTGATGTAA from Carya illinoinensis cultivar Pawnee chromosome 6, C.illinoinensisPawnee_v1, whole genome shotgun sequence includes:
- the LOC122313297 gene encoding sulfate transporter 1.3-like, which translates into the protein MGHSTNEELETRSLSSSRHQSQNFPHIHKVGVPPKQNLINEFKDTVKETLFSDDPLRPFKDQPRSRKFILGIQAIFPIFEWGRRYNLTKFRGDLIAGLTIASLCIPQDIGYSKLANLPPQYGLYSSFVPPLIYAFMGSSRDIAIGPVAVVSLLLGTLLQNEIDASKDPIGYRRLAFTATFFAGVTQATLGLFRLGFLIDFLSHAAIVGFMGGAAITIALQQLKGFLGIKKFTKKTDIISVMHSVWGSVNHGWNWQTILIGGTFLSFLLFAKYIGKKNKKFFWVPAIAPLVSVILSTFFVYITHAEKKGVEIVRHIEKGINPSSVNQIYFSGEYLGKGFRIGIVAGMIALTEAIAIGRTFASMKDYQLDGNKEMVALGSMNIIGSMTSCYVATGSFSRSAVNYMAGCETAASNIVMSFVVILTLEFITPLFKYTPNAILSAIIISAVINLIDFQAAILIWKIDKFDFVACLGAFFGVIFSSVEIGLLIAVSISFAKILLQVTRPRTAILGNIPRTAVYRNIQQYPDATKVPGILIVRVDSAIYFSNSNYVKERILRWLTDEEEQIKGDYQPRIQFLIVEMSPVTNIDTSGIHAIEELYRSLLKRDVQLILANPGPVVIDKLHASTFANLIGEEKIFLTVAEAVSSCSPKMVEEA